The following proteins come from a genomic window of Lytechinus pictus isolate F3 Inbred chromosome 1, Lp3.0, whole genome shotgun sequence:
- the LOC129264020 gene encoding myosin light chain kinase, smooth muscle-like yields MRYTANNQMDSDEGEGGMSFEVKKNEKAEDNYIVKEELGKGKFGIVYRCEEKSTGKTWAAKYVKTIRAKDREAVQREIDLMAELEHPSLMALIDAYQSSRQTVMILECITGGELFERIVDDKFDLTESEVISYMRQICAGVQHMHHNNIMHLDLKPENIMCVNRTGFQLKIIDFGLARKYEPNNELKVLCGTPEFVAPEVISFDAITPLTDMWSVGVICYVLLSGLSPFLGDSDTETLNNVTVGEWDFEDEAFDGISNGAKEFISSLLVKDQRDRMSVDECFRHAWLSEISTRTKACETKLSTARLKKFLARRRWQVGLIHLIL; encoded by the exons ATGAGGTATACTGCCAATAATCAGATGGACAGTGATGAGGGGGAAGGGG GGATGTCCTTTGAAGTGAAGAAGAATGAGAAAGCAGAAGATAACTACATAGTCAAGGAAGAACTTGGCAA GGGGAAATTTGGCATCGTCTACCGATGTGAGGAGAAGTCTACCGGTAAGACATGGGCGGCCAAGTACGTGAAGACGATCAGGGCGAAAGACAGAGAGGCCGTCCAACGGGAGATCGACCTCATGGCCGAACTCGAACATCCTTCTCTGATGGCCCTCATCGATGCCTACCAATCATCCAGACAAACTGTCATGATTCTTGAATG TATTACTGGAGGAGAATTATTCGAGCGGATAGTGGACGATAAGTTTGACCTCACAGAGAGCGAGGTCATCAGCTACATGAGACAGATCTGCGCAGGCGTACAGCACATGCATCACAATAACATCATGCATCTTGATCTAAAACCGGAGAATATCATGTGTGTGAACCGAACGGGCTTTCAACTCAAGATTATCGACTTCGGATTGGCTAGGAAGTACGAACCTAACAATGAGCTCAAG GTTTTGTGTGGAACGCCAGAGTTTGTTGCCCCTGAAGTAATCAGCTTTGACGCTATAACCCCACTTACAGACATGTGGAGTGTTGGGGTCATCTGTTATGTTCT ACTGAGCGGATTGTCACCTTTCCTTGGAGACTCGGATACAGAGACTTTGAACAACGTCACAGTGGGCGAGTGGGACTTTGAAGACGAGGCATTTGATGGTATCTCCAACGGGGCAAAAGAGTTTATCTCAAGCTTACTGGTCAAAGATCAAAG AGATCGTATGAGTGTTGATGAATGCTTCAGACACGCCTGGTTAAGTGAAATCAGTACACGGACCAAAGCCTGCGAGACCAAACTATCCACTGCAAGACTCAAGAAATTTTTAGCAAGAAGACGCTGGCAGGTAGGTCTCATCCATCTCATTTTGTGA